From one Coleofasciculus sp. FACHB-1120 genomic stretch:
- a CDS encoding ABC transporter permease: MTGTVSHQQEEIPLEIMLKSQDKPRISWQVIFTLLMFFYMYLPILVLTFYSFNESTYSAGWEGFTLKWYLKLFQDTRILTALQNSLTVALCAVAIAAVLGTIMAVGLARYTFPGKSLYRGVSYLPLIIPDIAIAVATLVFLAVIGTPLSLWTIVAAHVVFCLAYVALVVSSRISGLNPHLEEAALDLGATPVQAFIQVLLPELMPAIISGCLLAFVLSMDDFLIASFTAGTGATTLPLEIFSRIRTGVKPDINALSVMLMIVSGFVAFVAELLRYRSEQKRFK, encoded by the coding sequence ATGACAGGCACCGTCAGCCATCAGCAGGAGGAAATCCCTTTAGAGATTATGTTGAAGTCCCAAGATAAACCTCGTATTTCTTGGCAGGTTATTTTCACACTGCTTATGTTCTTTTATATGTACCTGCCCATTCTGGTACTGACGTTTTATAGCTTTAACGAGTCTACCTATAGCGCCGGTTGGGAAGGATTTACCCTCAAATGGTATCTAAAGCTGTTTCAGGACACCCGTATCCTGACGGCGCTGCAAAATAGCTTAACCGTGGCTTTGTGTGCCGTAGCGATCGCTGCCGTCTTAGGCACCATAATGGCAGTTGGTTTAGCCCGTTATACCTTTCCGGGGAAAAGCTTGTATCGCGGCGTTTCTTACCTGCCGCTGATTATTCCCGATATTGCGATCGCCGTTGCCACTCTAGTATTTTTAGCCGTCATTGGCACGCCGTTGAGCTTGTGGACAATTGTGGCAGCTCATGTCGTCTTTTGTCTTGCCTACGTCGCCTTGGTGGTTTCTTCTCGAATTAGCGGCTTAAACCCCCACTTAGAAGAAGCTGCCCTCGATTTAGGGGCGACGCCAGTACAAGCTTTTATCCAAGTGTTGCTTCCCGAATTAATGCCAGCAATTATTTCCGGTTGCCTGTTAGCCTTTGTCCTCAGTATGGACGACTTTCTCATTGCTAGCTTCACTGCCGGTACGGGTGCCACAACTTTACCCTTAGAAATCTTTAGCCGCATCCGCACTGGCGTTAAACCAGATATCAATGCTCTCAGCGTCATGCTGATGATTGTGTCAGGTTTTGTCGCTTTTGTTGCTGAATTACTCCGCTACCGCAGTGAGCAGAAACGCTTTAAATAG
- a CDS encoding DUF1517 domain-containing protein — MRNKLLSAIKPFLKSLFVFGLILTLTLGHADGALAARTGGRIGGGSFRAPSRTYAPPSRTYAPPSGGYYPAPYPGGGFGGGFGFPLLFPFFGIGGGFGGLFTILIFLGIANFLVSSFRRVGAGDAGEADSLGYGNPKVSVAEVQVGLLAEARGLQGELDELARTSDMSSAIGRAQVLQESTLALLRHPEYWVYGAAESQQTALQAAEAKFNQLALGERSKFTEETLSNVNNQLKAATPKASLPAGSEEAGKLANQAITEGPGEYIIVTILVGAEGNLQLPKINSSDDLRQALRQIGGIGSDRLLAVEILWAPQADGDTLTSDDLMAEYPTLKLV; from the coding sequence ATGCGTAATAAACTGCTTTCAGCCATTAAACCCTTTTTGAAATCTTTGTTCGTCTTTGGTCTGATCCTTACCCTGACGCTGGGTCATGCTGACGGAGCCTTAGCAGCTCGCACAGGCGGTCGGATTGGAGGCGGTTCTTTTAGAGCGCCCAGCCGCACCTATGCGCCTCCTAGCCGAACCTATGCGCCACCATCCGGCGGATATTATCCGGCTCCTTATCCTGGGGGTGGATTTGGGGGCGGGTTTGGGTTCCCCTTGCTATTTCCCTTCTTTGGCATCGGGGGCGGATTTGGCGGTCTGTTTACGATTTTGATTTTCCTGGGAATCGCTAACTTCTTGGTTTCCAGCTTCCGCCGCGTGGGTGCTGGTGACGCGGGTGAAGCCGATTCTCTGGGCTACGGCAATCCCAAAGTTTCCGTGGCAGAGGTGCAAGTAGGTCTTTTGGCAGAAGCTCGCGGCTTGCAAGGAGAATTAGACGAGTTGGCGCGTACATCTGATATGAGTTCCGCCATCGGTCGTGCCCAAGTGCTTCAGGAAAGTACCCTAGCTTTGCTACGTCACCCGGAATATTGGGTGTATGGGGCAGCAGAATCTCAGCAAACAGCGCTACAAGCCGCAGAAGCTAAGTTTAATCAGCTAGCATTGGGCGAACGCAGCAAATTCACGGAAGAGACTCTCTCGAACGTGAACAATCAGCTCAAGGCAGCAACGCCGAAAGCATCTTTACCCGCGGGATCTGAGGAAGCTGGCAAGCTGGCAAATCAGGCGATAACCGAAGGCCCTGGTGAATATATTATTGTGACGATTTTGGTGGGTGCCGAAGGCAATCTGCAACTACCGAAAATCAACAGCAGTGACGATTTGCGTCAAGCCTTGCGTCAGATTGGTGGCATCGGGAGCGATCGCCTACTTGCAGTAGAAATTCTCTGGGCACCTCAGGCAGACGGTGACACACTCACCTCTGATGATTTGATGGCTGAGTATCCCACTCTGAAACTTGTTTAA
- the thiS gene encoding sulfur carrier protein ThiS: MFSPSGQIALQVNGEPRTCPPDTKLPQLLEHLGLNPRLVAVEYNGEILHRQFWSQTEIKEGDAIEIVTIVGGG; encoded by the coding sequence ATGTTTAGTCCGTCTGGTCAGATCGCACTGCAAGTGAATGGGGAACCCCGTACCTGCCCACCTGATACGAAATTGCCCCAGTTGTTAGAGCATCTGGGGCTAAACCCTCGCCTCGTGGCGGTTGAGTACAACGGTGAGATTCTCCATCGACAGTTTTGGTCGCAAACGGAGATCAAAGAGGGGGACGCGATTGAAATCGTCACCATTGTCGGCGGCGGCTAG
- a CDS encoding thiamine phosphate synthase, whose translation MGEKHSVREPVGDLLIQAQPAVCRILDANLDRAREGLRIIEEWCRFGVNSSQLVNECKQMRQELAKWHGMELRAARDTPGDAGTELTHPQEQQRSSIQQLLQANFARVEEALRVLEEYSKLYDPDLGSAAKQLRYRVYTLETNLLAYRRHQVLLRSHLYLVTSASEQLFSIVEAALQGGLTLVQYREKNADDSVRVAHAAKLRQLCHQYGALFIMNDRVDLALAVNADGVHLGQQDISIALARQLLGPQRLVGRSTTNPEEMQRAIQEGADYIGVGPIYETPTKVDKAAAGLDYVRYAAENASIPWFAIGGIDANNLNDVLEAGAERVAAVRAIMQADQPMLMTQYFLSQLSRLQTLRAVDVRVPQSYV comes from the coding sequence ATGGGCGAGAAACACAGCGTTCGAGAGCCAGTTGGGGACTTGCTCATACAAGCACAGCCAGCGGTTTGCCGCATTCTAGACGCCAATTTAGACCGAGCCAGAGAAGGCTTGCGGATTATCGAAGAATGGTGTCGCTTTGGCGTGAATAGCTCCCAATTAGTCAATGAATGCAAGCAAATGCGACAGGAGCTAGCCAAATGGCATGGCATGGAGCTTCGGGCTGCACGGGATACCCCAGGGGATGCGGGTACGGAGTTGACTCATCCTCAAGAACAACAGCGCTCTAGCATTCAGCAGCTGTTGCAAGCCAATTTTGCTCGCGTGGAAGAAGCCCTGCGGGTGCTGGAAGAATATAGCAAGCTTTACGACCCCGATCTAGGCTCAGCGGCTAAGCAATTGCGCTATCGGGTATATACGCTGGAGACCAATTTGCTGGCTTACCGGCGACATCAGGTACTGTTGCGATCGCATCTGTACCTTGTTACCTCTGCCTCAGAACAGCTATTTTCCATCGTGGAAGCCGCCCTGCAAGGGGGTCTGACTTTGGTACAGTATCGAGAAAAAAATGCCGACGATTCTGTGCGAGTCGCTCACGCCGCCAAACTCCGCCAGCTATGCCATCAATACGGTGCCCTGTTTATCATGAACGACCGGGTGGATCTGGCTTTGGCAGTGAATGCCGATGGCGTGCATCTGGGACAACAAGATATCTCCATTGCCCTCGCTCGACAGTTACTAGGACCACAACGCCTAGTTGGTCGCTCCACCACGAACCCGGAAGAAATGCAGCGAGCTATCCAGGAAGGTGCTGACTATATCGGAGTTGGTCCCATTTATGAAACTCCAACCAAAGTAGATAAAGCTGCTGCTGGGCTGGATTATGTCCGCTATGCGGCGGAAAATGCCTCGATTCCCTGGTTTGCCATTGGGGGCATTGATGCGAATAACTTAAATGATGTGCTGGAGGCGGGAGCCGAAAGAGTGGCAGCGGTTCGTGCCATCATGCAGGCAGATCAGCCGATGCTAATGACTCAGTATTTCCTCTCCCAGCTGAGTCGTCTGCAAACTCTCCGCGCTGTTGATGTTCGCGTTCCCCAATCTTATGTTTAG
- a CDS encoding DUF1565 domain-containing protein, translating to MSLRCPHNHQLNALFRKCRPSIRTSSTFLGLVTAIAIPWLDVTAIQAQPTVAQVPPDEQTQMSQMNRLYVNPAAGNDSNGTGDEQEPFQSITHALQVAQPNTAIVLAPGTYSTETGETFPLRLKAGVTIQGDRGTKGENIVIVGGGQFLSRFFGGQNIAIAGANQAGLMGVTVTNPNPRGYGLWIESTSLMVADNTFTGSKHDGVAVTGNSAPSIRNNYFYENGGNGITIYGTSRPEVRENVFENTGFGISIGHNAAPQLIANRISGNKDGVVVETKATPVLRNNIIENNTRYGLVAVSQARPDLGTAGEPGGNIFRANGLLDINTKASSQEIPAYGNEITAKTAGRIDLTGMAIPPTPLVEAPIASGLLKPLPSASLPPQEALAPIQPLARNGGSSQSLPRLSNRPNSEILTPVQSAPTDSTGIKISVQPPAPTFQAARTSAYGLPTLSPPVLPPVLPPVLPPVVAPVMPPMVPPQQPRASAPPFPTSPLPQTAPLEIPAPPPVARSPQPTSRSPRATTLPALPASASTLPALPPSASSQSSPVPPRTLDFGGAPQEPLQASASSDLLPVPSSDVPLGNIGNSRAASGRVPRRSGGSQQALGLRYRVVVDAQNSRQEALVRSLAPDAFRTLSNGRTVMQAGAFSTRDRALEMQQMLTSKGLAATIESRN from the coding sequence GTGAGTTTGAGATGCCCCCACAATCATCAATTAAATGCCCTATTCAGAAAATGCCGCCCGTCTATTCGTACTAGTAGCACTTTCCTAGGATTAGTGACTGCGATCGCAATCCCGTGGCTGGACGTTACGGCAATCCAGGCACAGCCTACAGTGGCTCAGGTTCCTCCGGATGAGCAGACGCAGATGTCACAAATGAATCGGTTGTATGTCAACCCCGCTGCGGGAAATGACAGCAATGGCACTGGAGACGAGCAGGAACCCTTCCAAAGTATTACTCATGCCTTGCAGGTCGCTCAGCCGAACACCGCCATCGTACTGGCACCGGGTACCTACAGCACCGAGACGGGTGAAACCTTTCCTTTAAGACTCAAAGCTGGTGTGACGATTCAGGGCGATCGCGGCACCAAAGGGGAGAATATCGTCATCGTCGGCGGTGGTCAGTTCCTCAGTCGCTTCTTTGGCGGTCAAAATATCGCGATCGCTGGGGCAAATCAGGCGGGGTTGATGGGCGTCACGGTGACGAATCCGAATCCACGAGGTTACGGTCTTTGGATTGAATCCACCAGTCTGATGGTGGCGGATAACACCTTTACGGGAAGTAAGCATGATGGAGTTGCCGTCACTGGCAACAGTGCCCCCAGCATTCGCAACAACTACTTCTATGAAAACGGGGGCAATGGGATTACGATTTACGGGACTTCCCGACCGGAAGTGCGGGAAAATGTCTTTGAAAATACGGGATTTGGCATTAGTATCGGTCATAATGCTGCCCCGCAGCTAATTGCCAATCGCATCAGTGGCAACAAAGATGGGGTCGTCGTCGAAACCAAGGCAACACCCGTTCTCCGGAATAATATTATTGAAAACAACACTCGCTATGGGTTAGTGGCAGTTTCCCAAGCTCGTCCTGATTTAGGAACGGCTGGCGAACCGGGAGGCAATATTTTTCGTGCTAATGGTCTATTGGACATTAACACCAAGGCTTCAAGCCAGGAGATTCCTGCCTATGGGAATGAGATCACTGCCAAAACGGCAGGACGCATTGACCTAACAGGCATGGCAATCCCGCCCACCCCGCTTGTAGAGGCTCCCATTGCCAGCGGTCTTCTGAAACCGCTTCCCTCCGCTTCCCTGCCGCCACAGGAAGCCCTGGCACCGATTCAGCCACTAGCGAGGAATGGTGGAAGTTCTCAATCTTTGCCACGCCTCTCCAACCGCCCGAACTCAGAAATTTTAACTCCAGTACAATCGGCACCCACCGACAGCACTGGGATTAAAATTTCCGTTCAGCCGCCTGCCCCAACCTTCCAGGCAGCAAGAACGTCAGCTTATGGATTACCGACCTTGTCGCCACCAGTGCTGCCACCAGTGCTGCCACCAGTGCTGCCACCAGTAGTAGCGCCGGTGATGCCGCCAATGGTGCCGCCGCAACAGCCTAGAGCGTCAGCGCCACCTTTCCCGACATCGCCTTTGCCCCAGACTGCACCCCTAGAAATTCCCGCACCGCCTCCGGTTGCCCGGTCGCCGCAGCCGACTTCCCGATCGCCCAGAGCGACCACATTACCGGCGCTCCCGGCGTCAGCTTCCACATTACCAGCACTCCCGCCTTCCGCCTCGTCTCAATCGTCGCCGGTTCCACCCCGGACTCTGGACTTCGGGGGGGCACCCCAGGAGCCTCTCCAAGCTTCGGCTTCCTCAGATTTGCTGCCAGTGCCAAGCTCTGATGTTCCTTTGGGGAATATCGGCAACAGTCGGGCGGCTAGTGGGAGAGTGCCTCGCCGATCTGGAGGTAGCCAACAGGCTCTAGGTTTGCGTTATCGGGTGGTGGTGGATGCCCAGAATTCGCGCCAAGAGGCTTTAGTGCGATCGCTCGCCCCGGATGCTTTCCGCACGCTCTCCAACGGTCGGACGGTGATGCAGGCGGGAGCTTTTAGCACTCGCGATCGCGCTTTGGAAATGCAGCAAATGCTCACCAGTAAAGGTTTAGCAGCCACGATTGAGTCAAGGAATTAA
- a CDS encoding L,D-transpeptidase: MGSQRKVTKLASWQLGDLWSSHQSSRFSRSTDREYSMSQSAEAASAWQSHLVVDLSDRLVYLYRDDRLQASYPVAVGQLGWETPTGSFQVLQMNQNPAWRQPITGEVIPSGANDNPLGDRWIGFWSNGRHQIGFHGTNEEHLIGQAVSHGCLRMRNQDIRMLYQQVAKGTLVLVRR; this comes from the coding sequence ATGGGAAGTCAGCGCAAGGTTACTAAGTTAGCGAGTTGGCAGCTTGGAGACTTGTGGAGTTCCCATCAATCTTCAAGGTTTAGCCGCTCAACCGATCGGGAATATTCGATGTCCCAAAGCGCTGAGGCGGCATCTGCTTGGCAATCGCATCTCGTTGTCGATTTGAGCGATCGCTTAGTTTATCTCTACCGTGACGATCGGTTGCAAGCCAGTTACCCCGTGGCGGTGGGGCAGTTGGGTTGGGAAACGCCTACGGGTTCGTTTCAAGTTTTGCAAATGAACCAAAATCCGGCGTGGCGTCAACCGATTACGGGTGAAGTCATCCCATCTGGGGCGAATGATAATCCCTTAGGCGATCGCTGGATTGGCTTTTGGTCAAATGGGCGTCATCAAATTGGGTTTCACGGCACCAACGAAGAACACCTGATCGGGCAGGCAGTCTCTCACGGCTGCTTGCGAATGCGAAATCAAGATATTCGGATGCTGTATCAGCAGGTCGCGAAAGGGACGCTAGTGCTAGTTCGCAGGTAG
- a CDS encoding late competence development ComFB family protein: MSIEKIVEQALQDGYLTPAMEAEVGRICDTASELSIEEYMALDRLMGALLTGEVVAVPRKQFINVMEELVLTEAIARVAEIEATSDRVLDVGDIAAYALNRLPPLYATTEEGASYQRMRAKDELQELITQQVSEAIARNLDRPEFFPERQALSKANDSDVFKQVSSLLQTYAPSFEPQSSNYRNE, translated from the coding sequence ATGAGTATTGAAAAAATTGTTGAACAAGCCCTGCAGGATGGTTATCTGACGCCAGCGATGGAAGCAGAGGTGGGGCGCATCTGTGACACGGCTTCTGAGCTTTCAATTGAAGAATACATGGCTCTAGACCGTCTGATGGGCGCACTGTTAACTGGGGAAGTGGTTGCAGTTCCTCGAAAACAGTTCATCAATGTCATGGAAGAGTTGGTATTAACGGAAGCGATCGCTAGAGTCGCAGAAATAGAGGCGACGAGCGATCGCGTTCTGGATGTCGGTGATATTGCCGCCTATGCGCTCAATCGCTTGCCTCCGCTGTATGCGACGACGGAGGAAGGTGCTAGCTATCAGCGGATGCGGGCAAAGGATGAACTCCAAGAGCTAATTACCCAGCAAGTGAGTGAAGCGATCGCCCGAAATCTGGATCGTCCCGAATTTTTCCCAGAACGGCAAGCTCTCAGCAAGGCTAACGACAGCGACGTGTTCAAGCAGGTGAGTTCCTTATTACAAACCTACGCACCCAGCTTTGAACCCCAATCGAGTAACTATAGAAACGAATAA
- a CDS encoding M23 family metallopeptidase has protein sequence MMSHKTLLQSHHDRRLVSTLLSSQKSKANRTNNRTNKELFLLPFAFLVSTAFPVEALQVQVAPTNPQLGDTLSVVIQTDSPSSQSPTVSFKQKTYRAFSLGQNRFRVLLPTTPLDKPGTLQIRVAGDGEVKNLSLPLRKRNFPVQRITLPPGKAGQSATQFELDRVAAFKKLVTPQKFWNGPFLKPNRGRITSIYGVRRYYNGKFANDYYHRGVDYAGGYGSPVTAPASGRVALVGRVAQGFRVHGNVIGVDHGQGVTSIFMHLSRIDVKEGDFVKAGQVIGAIGSTGASTGPHLHWGLYVNSLSVDPVPWRTQGVE, from the coding sequence GTGATGTCGCATAAGACTCTGCTTCAATCTCACCATGACCGGCGACTGGTTTCTACACTCTTGTCCAGTCAAAAGTCCAAAGCGAACCGTACAAACAACCGTACAAACAAAGAATTGTTTCTGTTGCCTTTTGCTTTTTTAGTTTCTACTGCTTTTCCTGTCGAAGCTTTGCAGGTACAGGTAGCACCCACCAATCCCCAGCTTGGGGATACGCTCTCGGTCGTGATTCAGACGGACTCCCCTAGTTCGCAGAGTCCCACGGTTTCTTTCAAACAGAAGACTTACCGGGCGTTTTCCCTCGGTCAAAATCGCTTTCGAGTCTTGCTACCGACAACGCCTTTAGACAAACCGGGAACGCTACAAATTCGGGTTGCTGGGGATGGGGAAGTCAAAAACCTATCGCTGCCATTGCGAAAGCGCAATTTCCCCGTGCAACGGATTACACTACCCCCCGGAAAAGCCGGACAATCAGCAACTCAATTTGAACTCGATCGCGTAGCCGCTTTTAAAAAATTGGTGACACCGCAAAAGTTCTGGAATGGTCCTTTTCTCAAACCGAACCGAGGCAGGATCACCAGTATTTACGGAGTTCGCCGTTACTACAATGGCAAATTTGCAAATGACTACTACCATCGTGGGGTTGACTACGCGGGCGGGTATGGTTCGCCAGTAACGGCACCGGCATCGGGACGAGTAGCGCTGGTGGGACGGGTTGCTCAGGGTTTCCGAGTTCACGGAAATGTCATTGGGGTCGATCACGGTCAAGGCGTCACCAGCATTTTTATGCACTTGAGCCGGATTGATGTCAAGGAAGGGGATTTTGTAAAAGCGGGACAGGTGATTGGGGCAATTGGTTCGACGGGAGCTTCAACGGGTCCTCACTTACACTGGGGATTGTATGTAAATAGTCTTTCTGTTGACCCAGTACCTTGGCGAACTCAAGGGGTTGAATGA
- a CDS encoding cation:proton antiporter — MQEDFRLIVDLVSVLAAAAVGGVVSALLRQPALLGYIVGGIVVGPAGLGLIKELIQIETLAQFGVAFLLFALGVEFSFAELKKVKGIALGGGGLQIALTIGVTVAVCGITGAWDTLPAKGVFLGAILSLSSTAIVFKCLMERNETGTPHAQVMLGILVVQDLALGLMLAVLPALDQPPEAIGKAVALALLQIGLFAAGAVAAGIWVIPPLLRLLARTESRELFLLGVVALCLGIALLTEAMGLSIEMGAFVAGLMISEVEYADQTLSYVEPLRDVFAALFFAAIGMLIDPMFLWNNLELILGLVLLVFVGKFLIVTPIVRAFGYPLKTAVIAGLGLAQIGEFSFVLASEGQALGLVSRRVYLLILGTTAVTLVLTPFVMRLVPKLLELPWLKPYLDPVDDPMEVAVDLPLQNHVVVCGYGRVGRNLIKLVQEHNYPVVVIDQSESRIQQLREAEVSYVYGNAVSLHVLEAAGVDKAKGMAIALPDPMSTRLCLKRALELAPDLDIVVRANHNNDIELLYQLGAREVVQPEFEASLELAAHLLAGSGLPTWQIQKEMQQIRNSHYLALRPERSPSEIAHDLQIATAEMNSKWYSLPPNSPLIGMTLQETDMRRLTGVTLMAIRRNGGEEVDYPDKQTSLQAGDRLLVVGESNEQAAFNQLANGEVAIPSQTAPCQWLQVPEGSPAAGKPLSELHMRRQYGVQVQAIRRDGKFIRFPGGDTELQAGDQLLLCGGSFPLNQVQQLLAPESEPPVFPVPTFQVPVSEAMPDYLPSDHQRTGE; from the coding sequence GTGCAAGAAGACTTTAGACTGATTGTTGACTTAGTATCCGTTCTGGCAGCAGCAGCCGTCGGTGGAGTGGTGTCAGCGCTGCTGCGGCAACCTGCGTTACTGGGCTATATCGTCGGGGGAATCGTCGTTGGGCCTGCGGGGTTAGGACTGATTAAAGAATTGATTCAGATAGAAACCCTGGCTCAATTTGGCGTCGCCTTTTTGTTGTTCGCCTTGGGCGTTGAGTTTTCGTTTGCGGAATTAAAAAAAGTTAAAGGCATCGCCTTAGGCGGTGGCGGACTACAGATTGCCCTGACAATTGGGGTCACGGTTGCAGTCTGTGGAATCACGGGAGCTTGGGATACCTTACCAGCGAAGGGCGTCTTCCTGGGGGCAATTCTGTCTTTGTCTTCAACCGCGATTGTCTTTAAGTGTCTGATGGAGCGAAATGAGACGGGAACGCCTCACGCTCAGGTGATGCTGGGGATTTTGGTGGTACAGGATCTGGCATTGGGATTGATGCTAGCTGTCTTGCCAGCGCTGGATCAACCGCCAGAAGCGATTGGCAAGGCTGTGGCTTTAGCGCTGTTACAAATCGGATTATTTGCGGCTGGGGCTGTGGCAGCAGGCATCTGGGTGATTCCTCCCTTGCTGCGCCTCCTGGCTCGAACAGAAAGCCGGGAGTTGTTTCTGTTGGGCGTGGTGGCGCTGTGTTTGGGGATTGCGTTGCTCACAGAGGCTATGGGTCTTTCAATTGAAATGGGGGCATTTGTCGCCGGTTTAATGATTTCGGAGGTGGAATACGCTGACCAAACCCTGAGTTATGTGGAGCCGTTGCGGGATGTGTTTGCGGCGCTGTTTTTTGCGGCGATTGGGATGCTCATCGATCCGATGTTCTTGTGGAACAACCTAGAGTTAATTCTGGGGCTAGTTTTGCTGGTTTTTGTCGGCAAGTTTTTGATTGTGACGCCGATTGTCAGAGCATTTGGCTATCCGCTGAAAACTGCTGTAATTGCTGGGTTGGGGTTAGCTCAAATTGGAGAATTTTCGTTTGTTCTTGCCAGTGAGGGACAAGCTTTGGGGTTGGTTTCTCGGCGGGTTTACTTGCTGATTTTGGGCACGACTGCCGTGACGCTGGTACTGACGCCTTTTGTGATGCGGCTGGTGCCAAAATTGTTGGAGTTGCCTTGGCTGAAGCCGTACTTAGATCCGGTGGATGACCCGATGGAAGTGGCGGTAGACTTGCCTTTGCAAAATCATGTGGTGGTCTGCGGTTATGGACGGGTGGGACGAAATCTGATCAAACTGGTGCAGGAGCATAACTATCCGGTGGTGGTGATTGACCAGTCTGAAAGTCGGATTCAGCAGTTAAGAGAAGCAGAAGTTTCTTATGTTTATGGCAATGCGGTAAGTTTGCACGTTCTGGAAGCTGCGGGGGTAGATAAGGCGAAGGGGATGGCGATCGCGCTTCCCGATCCGATGAGTACCCGCCTTTGCCTCAAACGCGCATTAGAATTGGCTCCGGATCTGGATATTGTCGTTCGCGCTAACCACAACAACGATATCGAACTGCTTTATCAGTTGGGGGCGCGAGAGGTGGTGCAACCGGAGTTTGAAGCCAGTTTGGAATTGGCGGCGCATCTATTAGCGGGTAGTGGATTGCCGACATGGCAGATCCAGAAGGAAATGCAGCAAATTCGCAATAGCCATTACCTGGCACTGCGTCCAGAGCGATCGCCTTCGGAGATTGCTCATGACTTACAAATTGCCACTGCTGAAATGAATAGTAAGTGGTATTCCCTACCGCCCAACTCTCCTCTGATTGGGATGACGCTACAGGAGACGGATATGCGTCGATTGACGGGTGTCACGTTGATGGCAATTCGGCGAAATGGCGGGGAAGAAGTGGACTATCCAGACAAGCAAACTTCTCTGCAAGCGGGCGATCGCCTCTTGGTGGTGGGAGAATCCAACGAACAAGCTGCCTTTAATCAACTGGCAAACGGTGAAGTGGCAATCCCAAGCCAAACTGCTCCGTGTCAGTGGTTGCAGGTTCCAGAGGGCAGCCCAGCTGCCGGAAAACCGCTCTCCGAACTGCATATGCGCCGCCAGTACGGGGTGCAAGTGCAAGCAATTCGGCGAGATGGGAAGTTCATCCGCTTTCCGGGGGGCGACACCGAGCTGCAAGCGGGCGATCAGCTGCTCTTATGCGGTGGCAGTTTTCCCCTCAATCAAGTGCAACAGTTGTTGGCACCCGAATCTGAGCCTCCTGTTTTCCCGGTGCCTACGTTCCAGGTGCCGGTGAGCGAAGCAATGCCAGATTATCTTCCATCCGATCATCAGCGAACAGGCGAATAA
- a CDS encoding RNA chaperone Hfq yields the protein MTTELETGLPSTRLVQTFVKEGQRVELKLLTNDVLVGKLRWQDQNCICLQDESNQQTLVWRHAIAYVKPK from the coding sequence ATGACAACTGAACTGGAAACAGGCTTACCAAGCACTCGTCTCGTCCAAACATTTGTGAAAGAGGGACAAAGGGTTGAACTGAAACTCCTCACGAACGATGTACTCGTTGGTAAACTGCGTTGGCAAGATCAGAACTGTATTTGTCTACAAGATGAATCGAATCAGCAAACGCTGGTTTGGCGACACGCGATCGCTTATGTGAAGCCAAAATAA
- the dapF gene encoding diaminopimelate epimerase has translation MGIEFTKYHGLGNDFILIDNRSSSEPQVTPEQAVKFCDRHFGIGADGVIFAMPGQDGTDYTMRIFNSDGSEPEMCGNGIRCLGKFLADLEGKSTQEIQYRIHTLAGVMTPHIKPDGKVTVDMGMPGLLAEEIPTTLGAPNEKVIAQPLEVADATWLVTCVSMGNPHCITFVEDVAAIPLENIGPQFEHHPVFPKRTNTEFIQVVRPDYLKMRVWERGAGITLACGTGACATVVAGVLTGKSDRIATVELPGGCLEIEWSEIDQRVYMTGPAERVFAGQI, from the coding sequence ATGGGAATCGAGTTTACGAAGTATCACGGACTGGGCAACGATTTCATTCTGATTGACAATCGTTCCTCATCAGAACCCCAGGTAACGCCAGAACAAGCGGTCAAGTTTTGCGATCGCCACTTTGGCATTGGTGCCGACGGGGTGATTTTTGCCATGCCGGGACAAGATGGCACCGACTACACCATGCGGATTTTCAACTCCGATGGTTCCGAACCGGAAATGTGCGGCAATGGCATTCGCTGTTTAGGCAAATTTCTCGCTGATTTAGAAGGGAAATCTACTCAAGAAATTCAATATCGGATTCATACCCTGGCGGGTGTCATGACACCGCACATCAAGCCGGATGGGAAAGTTACCGTCGATATGGGAATGCCGGGACTACTAGCCGAGGAAATTCCCACAACGCTTGGTGCCCCCAACGAGAAAGTAATCGCTCAACCTTTAGAAGTCGCTGATGCTACTTGGTTGGTCACTTGTGTCAGTATGGGGAATCCTCACTGCATCACGTTTGTGGAGGATGTTGCCGCGATTCCCTTAGAAAACATTGGTCCCCAGTTCGAGCATCATCCCGTTTTTCCCAAGCGGACGAACACCGAGTTTATTCAAGTGGTGCGCCCGGATTACCTGAAAATGCGGGTCTGGGAACGCGGCGCGGGAATCACTTTAGCTTGCGGCACGGGTGCTTGTGCGACTGTGGTCGCTGGAGTGTTGACCGGAAAGAGCGATCGCATCGCCACCGTTGAATTACCCGGCGGCTGTTTAGAAATCGAATGGTCGGAAATCGACCAGCGAGTTTACATGACAGGGCCAGCGGAGCGCGTATTCGCAGGTCAGATATAA